Proteins found in one Neodiprion lecontei isolate iyNeoLeco1 chromosome 6, iyNeoLeco1.1, whole genome shotgun sequence genomic segment:
- the LOC107218697 gene encoding protein mab-21, with amino-acid sequence MLVPPDMLAAQSKMVYQINKYFGERVMTRKSQVTKTIQEVCRVVQDVLKEVEVQEPRFISSLTDYNGRFDGLDVISPTEFEIVIYLNQMGVLNFVDDGTLPGCAVLKLSDGRKRSMSLWVEFITASGYLSARKIRSRFQTLVAQACDKCAYRDSVKMIADTTEVKLRIRERYVVQITPAFKCAGLWPRSASHWPIPHIPWPHPNIVAEVKAEGFDMLSKECIGLQGKQSAMEGDAWALSFIDAENRLLQGASRRRCLSILKTLRDRHLDLPGNPVTSYHMKTLLLYECEKHPHEAEWDEACLGDRINGIFLQLISCLQCRRCPHYFLPNLDLFKGKSPSGLENAAKQVWRLTRELLTNSRALEKL; translated from the coding sequence ATGCTGGTTCCGCCTGACATGCTGGCGGCCCAGTCGAAGATGGTGTACCAGATAAACAAGTACTTCGGCGAGCGGGTCATGACGCGGAAGAGCCAGGTGACCAAAACCATCCAGGAGGTATGCCGGGTCGTCCAGGACGTGCTGAAGGAGGTCGAGGTCCAGGAGCCGCGGTTCATCTCCTCCTTGACGGACTACAACGGCCGCTTCGACGGCCTCGACGTCATATCGCCGACGGAGTTCGAGATCGTTATATATCTGAATCAGATGGGCGTCCTAAACTTCGTCGACGACGGTACTTTGCCGGGGTGCGCGGTCCTGAAGCTCAGCGACGGCCGAAAGCGTTCGATGTCGCTCTGGGTCGAGTTCATCACGGCCTCCGGCTATCTGTCCGCCCGAAAAATTCGCTCGCGATTTCAGACCCTCGTAGCTCAGGCCTGCGACAAGTGCGCCTACAGGGACTCGGTGAAGATGATCGCCGACACGACCGAGGTCAAGCTCAGGATCCGGGAACGATACGTCGTGCAGATCACGCCGGCCTTCAAGTGCGCCGGACTCTGGCCGCGGTCGGCGTCGCACTGGCCGATTCCCCACATTCCCTGGCCTCATCCCAACATCGTCGCCGAGGTGAAGGCCGAGGGCTTCGACATGTTGTCGAAGGAGTGCATCGGACTGCAGGGAAAGCAATCGGCGATGGAAGGCGACGCCTGGGCTCTGTCCTTCATCGACGCGGAGAATCGGCTGCTGCAGGGCGCGAGTCGCAGACGGTGTCTGAGCATCCTCAAAACCCTCCGCGACCGACACCTAGACCTGCCAGGCAACCCGGTGACCAGCTATCACATGAAGACGCTGCTGTTGTACGAGTGCGAAAAGCATCCTCACGAGGCCGAGTGGGACGAGGCTTGCCTCGGCGACAGGATAAACGGGATATTCCTCCAGCTGATATCGTGTCTTCAGTGCCGACGGTGTCCCCACTATTTCCTACCCAACCTGGACCTCTTCAAGGGCAAATCGCCCAGTGGACTTGAAAACGCTGCTAAACAAGTGTGGAGACTTACGAGAGAGTTGCTAACAAACAGCCGTGCCCTAGAAAAGTTGTAG
- the LOC107227034 gene encoding protein mab-21, translating into MLVPQDMMAAQSKMLYQINKYYGERVQARMVQIQKTIREVCKVVQDVLKEVEVQEPRFISSLTECNGRYEGLEVVSPGEFEVVLYLNQMGVFNFVDDGTLPGCAVLKLSDGRKRSMSLWVEFITASGYLSARKIRSRFQTLVAQACDKCAYRDSVKMIADTTEVKLRIRERYVVQITPAFKCSGVWPRSASHWPIPHIPWPHPSHVAEVKTEGFDLLSKESVAMQGKQSAMEGDAWVLSFTEAETRLLQGGCRRRCLSILKTLRDRHLDLPGNPVTSYHTKTLLLYECEKHPLEAEWDEACLGDRINGIFLQLISCLQCRRCPHYFLPNLDLFKGKSPSGLENAAKQVWRLTRELLTNSRALEHL; encoded by the coding sequence ATGTTGGTACCGCAGGACATGATGGCGGCCCAGTCGAAGATGCTCTACCAGATAAACAAGTACTACGGTGAACGGGTGCAGGCGCGAATGGTCCAGATCCAAAAGACCATTCGAGAGGTGTGCAAGGTGGTGCAGGACGTGCTGAAGGAGGTCGAGGTCCAGGAGCCACGGTTCATCTCCTCCTTGACGGAGTGCAACGGGCGGTACGAAGGGCTGGAGGTTGTCTCGCCGGGGGAGTTCGAGGTCGTTCTGTACCTGAATCAGATGGGGGTCTTCAACTTCGTCGACGACGGTACTTTGCCGGGGTGCGCGGTCCTGAAGCTCAGCGACGGCCGAAAGCGTTCGATGTCGCTCTGGGTCGAGTTCATCACGGCCTCCGGCTATCTGTCGGCCCGAAAAATTCGCTCGCGATTTCAGACCCTCGTAGCTCAGGCCTGCGACAAGTGCGCCTACAGGGACTCGGTGAAGATGATCGCCGACACGACCGAGGTCAAGCTCAGGATCCGGGAACGATACGTCGTGCAGATCACGCCGGCCTTCAAGTGCTCCGGCGTCTGGCCGCGGTCGGCGTCGCACTGGCCGATTCCCCACATTCCCTGGCCTCATCCCAGCCACGTGGCCGAGGTCAAGACCGAGGGCTTTGACCTGCTGTCGAAGGAGAGCGTCGCCATGCAGGGAAAGCAGTCCGCGATGGAAGGCGACGCCTGGGTGTTGTCCTTCACCGAGGCGGAGACGCGGCTGTTGCAAGGCGGTTGCCGTCGGCGGTGCCTGAGCATCCTCAAGACCCTCCGCGACCGGCACCTAGACCTGCCGGGCAACCCGGTGACCAGCTATCACACGAAGACGCTGCTGTTGTACGAGTGTGAAAAACACCCCCTCGAAGCCGAGTGGGACGAGGCCTGCCTCGGCGATAGGATAAACGGCATTTTCTTGCAGCTGATATCCTGCCTGCAGTGTCGGAGATGTCCGCACTACTTCCTTCCGAACCTCGATCTATTCAAGGGCAAGTCGCCCAGCGGACTGGAGAACGCTGCTAAGCAAGTGTGGCGACTTACTCGCGAACTTCTGACCAATAGTCGGGCTCTCGAGCACCTCTAG